CAGTTATTGATAAATGCCGGAGCAAAAGTTAATGAACTGGAGGAGCAAGGGTTagatctgccatttgcatcagAGACAACAGAATCTATTCGTGCTTTGTTAGAGAAGGGAACATCAGTGGATCGTGTTGATAGTTCTGGGCGCACCCTGTTGTGCAATGCTGCATTCAATGGCAATGTTGATGTTGTGCGTCTTCTTATCAAGCACGGTGCAAATGTGAATTTCTCTGACACATCTGGTCAGTCCCCACTAATGCTAGCATCCAGACAAGGCCACAGTGAAATTGTGTATCTTCTGGTGAACTGTGGAGCAAAGGTAGATCATTGCGCCGATGATGGATGCACTGTATTACGAGCGGCAGCATCAGGTGGCTATTCAGATGTTGTTGCTATTTTGCTGGACCATTCAGCACAAGTAGATTTGGCTGATGATGATCAACGGACGGCGCTCCGTGGAGCAGCTTGGGGTGGACATGCTGACATTGTCCTGCAGCTCCTTCAACGTGGAGCTGACCCTAATCTTGCTGACAAAGAGGGGAGAACAGCCCTTATTGCTGCAGCGTACATGGGGCATCAGAAGGTTGTCCGAATCCTTCTTGAACACAAGGCTGAAATCAATCATGCTGACAATGATGGTAGGGCAGCTTTAGCTGTGACTGTGCTTTGTGCGTCATCAAGTGACAGCCATGAAGCTGTGGTTGATATCCTGTTAAACCATGGTGCTGAAGTGGACCGTCCTGACTTTGATGGCATAACTCCTCTCTGCGTTGCTGCATTGGAAGGTTATTACAATGTTGCAAAGTTATTAATTAGGGCAGGAGCTGACATCGGGCACTGGGATCGGAATGGGAGGACGCCTCTCTTTGCAGCTGCGGCAAGTGGTCATTGTGACATTGTACATTTGCTGTTGACAAGTGCTGAAGGTTTGTTTATGTTTACTTTCATGGTTTGTTTGCTTGAAACTTGAAGTAAAGTAAGACTATACGTTTGAAACTGCTTTAAAGGAGTTGTAACATGATGTTTTGTGTCATAGTGAAATGAGAAACTTATGCATTTCTGTAAAAAATCCAGGCCAGAATATGCCAAATTCCTCGGTAAAGAATGATTTTCTGGTTGAGAGTTGTCTAAGGAACTTTGTTTGCCAGTCACAGCCAAAACTTGAAAATATGTCTAGGATTGAAGTAAATTAGAAGCAAACCAACTTCAATAAAATCAGCGAAGTGTTTCCCCACCCTCCTCGTAACTGCCTTATTGCTTATGGCAACAAAGGTCTTAAAAGTGTCCTCCTAATTCTTCTCTTTCAAGAGGCAGAAGAGTAAGCCCAAATCTAACTTAAAGAAAAAGAGATCAGTGTAGTTTCAAATGTTAAAAAGAAATACTGGTTTATGCTTAAATTTAAGAAgacaaatagaccattttacagttgtgtgcttagatgcctggcctttgaatgaaagtgagggtggtgttgaccttgttttgatagaaaccttcctgtttttatgttaatgatgctgttatCATACTAATCAGTAGGAGTTTTCCTAACAAAAGTTGTGTGGTTTCTATCAAAATGatgtcaacaccagcctcagtctcattcaaaggccaggcaactaagcacacaactgtaaaatgtcTATTgtgatgtttatcaaaattgagaatGTATCAAATTAACTGTATCACTggacatttttttgtttgatgcTATTTATCCTACTGTTTTGCACGGCCAAGAAATGACAGAAAGTTTACTTGTCGAGTAGATGCCATGTGATGCCTGTACTCACAGTTTCTGCTACATTCATCTTAGACAGTAATCCAGCTCCTTCTGGCTGGGCTTCACCCAAGTTTTCCATGTTTCGCCCTGATCTCAATGGATGGAACCCACTGATGGTGGCTGCTAATCAAGGTAAGTTTTGTGTATTCAttcaaaaatcaaatttaagTAATTAAACTAATGTAACAAAAGATGATAAATAGATGGTGTTTTAAAAGTTTGCCCTCTGGATTGAGGTAATGTAAATCATACAGGAAAGGTTCAAACCGTGGGCAACATAAAACTAACAACTGCATCGCTAAGTGGTGGTTCAGTACCCGAGACTTCTGGAatttccactattggcagccagctccaagatggagactgcaccaatggctggcaaaacctgacaacctaTTCATGACCCCCATGTTGATGTTTTTTAAAAGGTTACAAAGATGTTGTTGTATTGCTCCTTGAGGCAAATCTCGATGTCAATGCACTTGATCCTGATGGAAGATCAGCTCTGATGTTGGCTGCACACGAGGGCCATGTTGATGTCATAACAGCTCTTATTGAACACAGTGCTCCCATTGAGCAGGCGTCAGCAGATGGGCGCACTGCTGTGCATTTTGCTGCAATGGAAGGACATGAAGCGTGTGTGCAACACTTGCTTGGTCTTGGCGGCGATGTCAATCATCAAGACAGGTTTGGACGCACACCACTGTTTACTGTTGCCATTGAAGAAAATAAGTCAATGGTGGAGCATCTTTTAGACCTTGGAGCATTTGTTGACTGCCAGGATGTTGAAGGAAGAACTCCATTGCATGCAGTAACATGGAAAGGCAGTTATGAGCTTGTAGAGCTGTTCCTAGACAGAGGTGCATGCGTGAATCATGCAGACTGTGAAGGCCGCACAGCCTTAATGTCAGCAGCATGGAGAGGTCATGTTCCAATTGTGCAGTTATTGATACAGAGAGGTGCTAAGGTAGACAAAACTTCAAATGAAGGTGCAACATCTCTTTGCATTGCCTCACAGGAGGGGCATGATGAAGTTGTACAGCTCTTGTTGGAAAATGAAGCTAACATGAACCACACTGACAAGCTCGGACGGACACCAATGCAAGTTGCCTATGAGGCGGGTATGTCGGAATAGTAGTCCTCATTCTTTACAAGCTTAACTGGTTAGAGTACCCTATGAATACGGTAAATTTTAGAATATCGGCCGTGATACTTTTGGAAAGTCAGCTACGACGTTGGTTCCATCTATTGAAAGAGATGAGGAGGGGACAGGAGTGgcttcaaaataattattagtagagAGAAAATGGGGCATGGGGAGCTCGAACATCACATTTCTTAGGTATGAGCACTTAAAGAGAGTAACAGATATTTGGTCAGAAACCTTCACATCCCTGTGACACTACCCATTTAACCTGTTCAAATTTATCTTCTACCAGGTCATACAAGGGTAACCAAAGTACTAGAGGCATTCAGTGTTATGAGGCTCAATGAGGGAAACTTCACAAGCACATTGAAAAGAAAGCTGTCTTCAACTCGGTCAGAAAGCGGTAGTACTATTTCTAATAGCAGCCAAACAGAAAAGTTGCATAGGTCTGACAGCGTCACATCATCCAACAGTTCTGACTCTGTGGCAGCTTCAAGGAAGGAGCTAGATGTCCCAAGAACGCCACACCTTGGACCTAATGGAGAGTTGTTAGAGGAGAGACGTTACTCAGCCAGTTTTCATAATTTGCATACGGTCCCCCCTCTCAAGGAGCCATGGAATTCTTCCTGCCCTCCCTACACATCGGAATTGGATGTTCACGAACCTCCACCGTACTCAGAGAAACCTGAAAGAAGTTCTTTTGTTGAAGACGATGTGGTTACCAGCAAGCCTTCCCCTAAAATTAAACACAAGCAATTTTCTTTACTCCATAAAATGAGGCAGAAGGGGAAAAGTGCATTCTCCTCAAACAGTTCTTCTGGCCAAGATAAACACGGAAAACATGCGGGCAAGGCTAGAGCTCAGGGGGAAAAACGTGGAATTATTTCTGGTATAAAAAAGCTGGGGATTAGTAGCCACCCGCATGGTGCAAGTTCAGCGAAAgcacaagttgaaaaaaacaGTGATTCAAAGGGATCAAAGGAATCATTAGAAACAACAATATAGTGTCAAAAGACTAAGAAATTAGTGATATTGACTTTGGATGTGTGTCGTCTTTTATAAATAGGTGTTGATAAGTCAGTGTTGAATCAAAGTTTAAATAATGATAACTCATTTCAGGGTTGCTTTCCAACCTCTTTACAAAGGAAAACCTGTTCAAGGGTGTAGTTTATTTAATAAACAACACCCCTAAATATGGGTTTTATGGTAATGAAAATAGGTATTTCATATGGCTTTTAATCATTCAAAGATGTTATCATGTCAAGAGCTTGCAATTTGGTTTTAGTTATGTccagaaattttcaaaatgacgtTCAAAATGAGGTGGAAGCCAAGTTTGATACTGTAAGTTTTGTGGTGTCCCTGTTTCCTCTTCCTTTTCTTCAACATGGCATTTTCCCTTGATAGAGGTAATAACAGGTGATAAACCCAACAAAGCATTCCTCAAACTCCTCTTTTCTAGTAAACAGGTGGTTCatttatttgctattttttttggGACAATggattaaaaaattatttggagTATGCGAAGACCCACAATAAATTATCAATTTTGCTCTTAGATTCTGTGCCATCCAAGCCTTTTAAATTAATTTACTACACAATGTATTTCTCACACCACTTTAATAAAATATcaagtaataatagtaataataattattattattattggcatTTATCCAGACAGAGTGGTCTCGGATTACTTTAAGATGAAAAGGGTTATTCATAGCTGATGTTTTCATTTGGAAAAGTTGTTATCCTTGGTTACACTCCAAATGAACAGCTGGGAAACTTACTAAGCCAAAACAACTTTTATGATgtgttaaatttgttttaaataGGAAGTTTACCTTCAGACATGATTTTAGCGcataaatcttttttttgtatttttggacAAAAGGTGATTaaatataaaattgaaataatacagaatttttaatgtaaaatttattgATATTTGGATTTTGTATCCAAAAGACCTTTTAGTTGGTGAGGTAGCTGGTAAGTTGTCAGATTAGTTCTGAGGCTTACTTAATAGCTAATGTTAAGCATAATTTACCCATGCCACAAAATAGTGATTATTACTACAAAGTTTCATAAGcttcaaaattgaaattttttttttttaacagttagAAAATTCAGAGGAAATTAATGTAGGCACACTTTGTGCCAAATTTTTGCAAAGAATGTGATAAATATTACAgtcagttttttcttttattaggtactatatatttattttatttaccaATGAGGTTGTTAATGAATAATTCCAAAATGTTTCAGTAAAGCATAAGTAAAACTTTATTCAGAAGTTGATGTAAGTATTTTTTAATTCTAAGGAAGTAAACCTGTGCTTTTGTTTGGTCAGTACTTTTTTTGAAAGGcattattatatggcttgtgtttgtagctGATATAACGCATGCTCTGTttggctaattgtgactgaattgtagggcattGTTCTCCGTAATGCCCACTGGTCGGTTATTATTAAAAAACCATCcaatttttgtctgaaaatttttgttgttggtgccacataataaacaacttaataacctcgACCTTTCGGCCATTATGGGAAAGTCTCAAACCTTGGCCTACCGTATTGACCTCGCCATCGCTCAGTCAATAcggcaaggcctcagtttgagattttcctgTAACGACCTCACTCTCCGTTATTAAGTAGTTTATAATTTCTCAGTTACAGTACTTAGTTCATTTTAATGGTTTGGCACACACTCTGGCTGCTAGGTGGTATGTTCTGAACTGTGCCTTTCATTTGTGCAAGAGTGAGAAGAAGAACCTATACTTCCCTTTTTCTTTACAGAAACAGTTCAGCTTTGGTTG
This genomic stretch from Acropora muricata isolate sample 2 chromosome 5, ASM3666990v1, whole genome shotgun sequence harbors:
- the LOC136917987 gene encoding ankyrin repeat domain-containing protein 50-like, with the translated sequence MARNGVDSRPFYCREWVFEKINTCLQRRQQQEDTKTKGAFLLGSPGSGKTTILREIVSPKASDGVQVELAKKVVVSHFCKAENALSVSVADFISSFAKQLAQAEQLKTFASKLNSAEIQNHLKLEQCIRNPDLSFKEGIVLPLNSLTPPQDVFLVVVDAIDESFLHSSDSGVASGSKTVAELMASHHDLFPPWLFLVVSARKQSKTVTRMFTGFRKFTLDDLRKAHVVKDIQHYILHRLDDEPSLRKHLTRETAEVFNQLHIKSNGCVLYLEKLLDGVVDEFFTLDETQDIPGTLSGLYLWLCNRLFSEEQVEKIRSVLNVILAAQRPLTDSELYETVWTRDSELSTEEFQETIDLMSHLILTDENGAKSISHLSFAEWLLDVKHCTPKFLCSPGDGHAMLALHYTQLSQRQLLPNPHELAFHLSRASFRECFTQDHLALWLLWSGSQIADMQLNTDALNQDVAQLLINAGAKVNELEEQGLDLPFASETTESIRALLEKGTSVDRVDSSGRTLLCNAAFNGNVDVVRLLIKHGANVNFSDTSGQSPLMLASRQGHSEIVYLLVNCGAKVDHCADDGCTVLRAAASGGYSDVVAILLDHSAQVDLADDDQRTALRGAAWGGHADIVLQLLQRGADPNLADKEGRTALIAAAYMGHQKVVRILLEHKAEINHADNDGRAALAVTVLCASSSDSHEAVVDILLNHGAEVDRPDFDGITPLCVAALEGYYNVAKLLIRAGADIGHWDRNGRTPLFAAAASGHCDIVHLLLTSAEDSNPAPSGWASPKFSMFRPDLNGWNPLMVAANQGYKDVVVLLLEANLDVNALDPDGRSALMLAAHEGHVDVITALIEHSAPIEQASADGRTAVHFAAMEGHEACVQHLLGLGGDVNHQDRFGRTPLFTVAIEENKSMVEHLLDLGAFVDCQDVEGRTPLHAVTWKGSYELVELFLDRGACVNHADCEGRTALMSAAWRGHVPIVQLLIQRGAKVDKTSNEGATSLCIASQEGHDEVVQLLLENEANMNHTDKLGRTPMQVAYEAGHTRVTKVLEAFSVMRLNEGNFTSTLKRKLSSTRSESGSTISNSSQTEKLHRSDSVTSSNSSDSVAASRKELDVPRTPHLGPNGELLEERRYSASFHNLHTVPPLKEPWNSSCPPYTSELDVHEPPPYSEKPERSSFVEDDVVTSKPSPKIKHKQFSLLHKMRQKGKSAFSSNSSSGQDKHGKHAGKARAQGEKRGIISGIKKLGISSHPHGASSAKAQVEKNSDSKGSKESLETTI